The genomic region GGCATGGTCCGGAGCCAGGACCGCGAGGAGTGGAGGGCCGGCTTCTACGGCGCCCTCGCCGACAAGTCCGTCCTGATCGTCGGCTACGGAGCGATCGGCTCGGCCGTCGAGGACCGGCTCGTGCCCTTCGAGTGCGGGCCGGTCGACCGCGTCGCGCGCTCGGCACGCACCGCGCCGCGCGGCCCCGTCCACGCCCTGGCCGACCTGCCCGAACTCCTGCCGCGGGCCGACGTGGTGATCCTCACCATGCCGCTCACCGAATCCACCCGCGGCCTGGCCGGAGCCGAGTTCCTGAGCCGCATGAAGGACGGCGCCCTGCTCGTGAACGTCGCGCGCGGCCCCGTCGTCGACACCAAGTCCCTGCTGGCGGAGGTGGATTCGGGCCGGCTGCGGGCGGCGCTGGACGTCACCGACCCGGAACCGCTGCCCGCGGGCCACCCGCTCTGGCATGCTCCGAATGTCCTGATCACGCCCCATGTGGGCGGCAGCAGCTCGGCCTTCGAGCCGCGGGCCAAGCGCATGGTGGCGCGCCAGCTGACCCGGTTCGCCGCCGGGGAGTCCGTGGAACACACGGTGCTGATCACCGAGTGACGCGAGCGAGCACGCTCCGCAGTCGTCCGGATGCGTTCAGCAGGACCAACTCCCTTGATGGTAACGCAGCGTAGAGAAGGTATGTCCCTGAGTGACGAAAGTGGTGTATCGTCCGGAAGAAGGGGCTGCGCCACGAACGTCTGGCGCTGGGGAGTGATCGGACACTTTGGGGGGCGACGGGCGATGTACGGCCAATGGACAAAGGATCCGACACGGCACAGCCGCCGGAGGCGACGATGGGGTGCGTCGGAAGCAGCTCGCGAGGGGGACCGGTGAGTGCCCAGGGGGCGGCGCTCCTGAACCGCCCGTCCCTTTCGGGCGGAGGCAAGGGCCTGGCCATGCAGCTGCTCCTCGCGGTGGTCAGTGGCGGGTACGCCGTCGGCGCCGCCCTCAACTGGGGGTCGGAGGAAGTCGCCGAGATCATGGGTGACTTCGGGCTCAGCGCCGCCGGATTACTCGCGGCGGTCTCCTGCTACTCCT from Streptomyces sp. NBC_00190 harbors:
- a CDS encoding 2-hydroxyacid dehydrogenase, translating into MTAKTWDVWLPFPAAEIEGLPDSFRYRVWDGEDDFPADPADCVFYVAPYMKPPAVTVRPLASMSAVQVVQTLTAGIDDLVGEPGGLGSLRPGVRLCNAVGVHTASTAELALTLVLTSLRGIPGMVRSQDREEWRAGFYGALADKSVLIVGYGAIGSAVEDRLVPFECGPVDRVARSARTAPRGPVHALADLPELLPRADVVILTMPLTESTRGLAGAEFLSRMKDGALLVNVARGPVVDTKSLLAEVDSGRLRAALDVTDPEPLPAGHPLWHAPNVLITPHVGGSSSAFEPRAKRMVARQLTRFAAGESVEHTVLITE